The genomic stretch ttcatctctccgagctctacacatcagagcgaagaaatcaggtagaggggttgctgaggtggtcggaaaaatgagttgaagctcgtggaaggctaagggtttgaatgaaagacttccatcctcttgcacttcatccatagccccccattagaggcttagaaagctgctggaaaccaaggtagcaagttctattggttgttgtcaagagaaaagaaaagaaaatagaagagaagagaagaagagggaaataaagaaaatttttttttctctctttgtttgtgtgtgaatgtgaatgtgaatgccattgttactccatgaaagtaaagacaaggagaaaagaaagaagaaaaagaagaagaagaagaacctagaatttggttattgtgagttgcttcaagaaacctaagTGCCAAttggggttgaagcattggcggcactgagacaacgtgattgtggtccgcatcaagtggagaccgacattattgcatctccgacggttactccttgccaaggtaacctcacttttgccaaatttccattattataaatcattgtaggcaagatgtttgataaaatgcctaagtgatagttgtagtctatttggggaaaNNNNNNNNNNNNNNNNNNNNtgctaggcagagcttgactgtagggcattgatataagcctaatttaattgtattatttattgtgtgcttagtgggtgctaagcaccgggagttggtgctcccgtgtagtgggtgctacacattgtatcggcactacgagtgccatctcagcttcggcttgagaaaactgggtgtgggtgctcccgactgtgggtgcagtcaaaagtagtgtattgagtaggtacgaagcctttatagacactactccggggatgtaggcaaattgttgaacctcgtaaaaaccctgtgttgtgggtgcttgttgtttgcattttatattgaagtgcgtggaatgtggaatgggtgtgcatacttggaagtgcctatgagaggctgagtgtgcatacgactgtgtgcaaacagggacaggtatatcaggtttttcttggccagacatcagatagatttttggggatcggaattggactcactgattcaccccccctctcaatgactgccgggttacaacatcCCTTTGGGGTTCACTCCCTAATTTTACATAGGCTAAAAGCTCGTTTTTCAAATAGCGTGGGAGCGCTGCCCAATTTTCcacaaggtaaaaaaaaaactcgttTTTCAAATAGCATGGGAGCACTCCCCAATTTTACAGAGGCTAATTAAAAAACCGTTTTCAAAATAGCGTGGGAATACCGCCCAATTTTGCATAAGGTAAAATCCCATTTCCCCAATAGCGCAGAAGTCCTAGAGGTATCCCTAAACCAATGTTTAGGGATTCCCCAAACATTGGTAATGTAACCAAGCAATGACGGAACACGAATGAGATGCTCAACTCACAGGGACTAGATAGGGAACTCGTCACCTTTGGTGCGTCTAGCGGCTCCACAAGCCTAAACTCGTGTGGATGTCTCCACAACATTGGATGAGGCTCTCCTCTCCATGTATGATCTACGAAACTATCTCATCTTATCCTATCAGTACATATTCTATCAATTCCAAGATTCAAGACAAGAAGTTTAGTAGTAGTTGTGACCAACAGCCATCAACTGGGCTTGTTGGTAAGGCAAGAGCATCAAGCCCAATTTCTGGTGGCACACCCCctccccacacacacacacacaagcaacACCTGACAAACGGGGGACGAAGGAAAGCTACATGCCCAAAACCTTAGACCCTTCTTTCTAAATGGGGGTGCCCTGGGCACCTCATCTTGTCATTTCATCATTGCTCATTCCCAATTTTACGTAAGGTAAAATTCCCGTTTTCCAATAGCGCAGAATTGTTCCCTAATTTCTTATGAATAGAAAACTCATTTTCCTAATAATTTGGAAGTGATGCCCCTTTTTAtataaatgaaaaacataatccAAAATAGCGCGGAAGCACTGCCCGAAATTCCTAAGATCCTAAGGTATTCCCATCAAACCAAAAACTTTAGAAATGGGTAATTactccaagaaagagagaaaattgagtttCGTTCCTGAGTTGGGAAACTTTCCTGAATGATTGCATGCCATATTGACTATTTTGATTACGTATAGGTACCATTGCATACATGTTGGTTAGGATCATTAAAATTCTTAGGGGAGAAAGTTCAAAATACAAGCATATGATAGAAAGATCGGAATTTCTAAGAGatgtgggtgcctaacaccttcctataCTTGTAACCTGACACAGATCCACATCTCTGGAACAAACCAAATATGAGTCAAATTTGGGGGTTCGATCGTTCTGTAGGAATTTAACCGCCTTTCATGCCATCTAAAAGACAGAGGGCATAAAAAAATCCCCAGTAAACCTCAAGAGGAATAAAAGCAGAgacaaataaagaagaacttgTTCCCcaaaaaatggagagagagatcgAAACCTTGAGGTGATATGAGATATTCTCATTATCTCTCCAGAAAGGCAAgagaaatctgaaaattccacAAAATTTCCCGATCTTTTATCCTCCCATATCCCATCTaatcgatttttattttgtacaCCCACTTGCTTCATATTAGCAGTTTTACTAGAAGGTAGTTCGATTATATCCTACATatgtattgttttttttttttccctagccATCTAGTTCTTTGGCCATAGCTTATTGTCAAAGAGGGTTAGCAGATGCGTCATGAAAAGATAGTGTTATAATAGAGTGCATAGAGGGTAAAGATGGTAACAACCTCAACAGGATTAGTTTTAGAAATATCTACTTATATTTCCACAAGAAAGCAAAGCAAAATCATAAATGCCCTTACCCACGACTTTTGTATTTACTTTCGTGAAATTTGCTTTGTCACAAGATTACACTCCTGGTCATTTGGCAAACTTGTTACTCCTAGAATTTATCTACATTTTACTACTATATTGGGTGGTAATTACCTTTGAGTTAGTGATCCCATGAAAATTGAAAGGAGAGTTGTAAGTGGGTCCTATCTAAGAtattcaaagtaaaaaaaaaaaaattcactaaaaaaataatCCGATTAAAAACGTAAACTAACAtttcatatatattaaaaatatttaacaATTTCAATTCAGTTAGCAAAATGTTTTAAAGAGTGTTTTCGTTATTTaccatttaaaacacgtttttccATATGCTTTCGAAAGAACTGGGAAAAAGGCAAATGGCAAGCATTTTTGTTCTAAACGTGTTTAAAAcatgtttccatttttttggcattttttaaaACTTCAGACTTTTTGAACATAATGGCTATTTAACTAATGATATCTTTCTCTCACAAACTCCAATCAACCTGATTTTTTTTGTCAACATGAATATAACTTAAAGGTCTACATTTATCATGTATCACCTTCAACTAAAATTCAATGCATGGACCCCCAAATTGAGCTACAAACTGGTTCATTTGCTTAGAAGTATTTCTAAATGATGACTCCCAACTCCAACTAAATATGCATCACTTCGAAAGTGTGGTAACTATgctgacaacaatgaacaaaatCATAGCCAAGCCCCATTGCTAAACATGACTtaggacctttttttttttattattgcttatttatttattatggtgtatgaatttaaaattggtgttagatgatattcaatgatatatCTTAGAACTTATAATGAGTCAGGGGATATATATGAATTAATGTTGGATGTTATaattattttgaacattagatgtagGTATTCATCTAATAATTCCTTAACTTATATGAATatactgcttttttttttttttttttttaatctatacaTTTAAATCTAGGGGGAGGTTGATGAACTAGTTGATAGTCTCTACCCTTCTTAACAAATACAATGCGTGTTAAAGCTTTGAAGCCCacaggccaaagaggacaatattgtgctaaAGTTAATGGAGGATGGGGCGTTATAGATGGTATTAGAGCGGACCTTGACAGGGTGTAGGGCCACAGCGGAGATGTTGTGCCCTAAGGGAGGGAgaatgtgacacccaagaatatgatAATAAATGTACCGAACCTGCCTAGAAGATCATGAGGTGTCCCTactaagaatacgacaagtaccagtgggtttgggagatcagtgagagtatgcaaactttagtcttACATCGCATAGGAGGAGGTTGGTGGGCtggttaataacctctagcctccttaacatggcacaatatgttttaaagctttgaggcccatgggccaaataTGACAATATTATGCCAAAGATAATGGGATTGGGGCATTACAGGCTGAACTAGGGTTGTAAAATCCCAATCAATGTAATGCTTGGCCTAGCTATTGTTTAGCATTTAGACCCTTGACAAAACCTACTCCAAAGAAGCATGTAAAGGCGTAGGGATGCAAATGGATAGGCAAAAATTCATAATCAGAATCCGTATTCGAAAATTTGGTTTTTGAAAACTATCCATTCAAAAGTTAATCACATGAGGATATggatatttcaatttcaaactaGATATTATCTCATCTATTTAGGTCTGGTTCCAATTATAAAATTatgattaataataattttatatataataaattataatatttaaaatacccttattattTCACAACATattaaaagtaataaaaaaataatgaattgaAAATACAATTCATGAGGATAAACTTTCTCATTTCTGATATGACATTTTAACATCGAACCTAGTGAGATAGTGGATATAGCCCTTCACCTTCTTTAGTCCAACATCGCTGAACACTGAGAAGGAGACTTACAACATCACTTTCTCCAAATTCACAACTTCACTTTTCAGTATCtactagggatgtaaatggatagtagAAAATGTGTCAATTCGTGATCATATCTATTTAGGAGAATCCATTAGAAAAATCAAGTATCCGAAAATTATTTGAATCTATTCAAAATTACTCGAATTCAGATAGGAATAGTACTATATTTGATTCGAATTCGATCTATTTACATTCCTAACACATCCTGAACCTCTATCCGTGTCTTGTGCCATTTTATGGATTGCCCATACTTGTACAGATCCATTGATGCTGCTTTCAATGGGATTAAAGataaacaagaaaaatggaaagggATCCTAAGACTTATCTACAAGGttaaaagaaatcaaagaacATAACTAAACCACAGAATAGTACATAAggtcacttcacttcacttcacttcacatCACCAATACTCTCTTCTTACTCACCTGAAAACAAGTCCTTACAAACCTCTCcatagaacctacaaaccataCTAGTAAATACAGGACACTTCAAATCCTTCCAGCACTGGAGAAGCTCTTCTACGTCCATCAAATCCCTCACTTTCCCTTCCTCCACTATCATCTCCATCAAATAAGTCTCAAAGCTCCTACAAGCATCCTCCACATCATCTTCACCTGCAACTTCCTTTTTCCTAGCCCCATTGACTCGAACATAAGCCGGAGTAGTAGGGGATGGGAAGAGAAGCCGACCACGTTCAGGCTCTGTCACACTTCTCAGCTCCTCAAGCTGGTCCATCTCTTCTAAGTGAATCACCGATGGCCGGAATACCGGTCGGAATGCATCAGATATCCTCTTCCTTATATAGGCTTTCTTGGGTGTTCGAAAGATTCTTACCCAAATGGGTCTTTTCAATCTGAATCTAAAAGATGGTAGGACTAGGCATCTCGTCCTGCATGGCCATGGCTTTGAAAGCTTGCCTTTGAAGGCAAAAAAGGCTTTGAGCTTCATTTGTAAATGAAGCaatggagagaaagagatgtggTGGGGGTTTGTTAGAGATGAAGAGAAGGAGATAAAGACTATTTAGagagagactagagagagaaaatggaggtTGGTGATTAGGTACGTATAATGGTTGACTGCATTATGGGCTATCTTTTAAGAATTAAAAATAGGGTTTCTGAAGGAAGCATTGGATCATTGGTGATAGCTAGTGGGGTTCACGTCTGGTACTAACTGGGGAAGTGGGTGACCACGAAATGGACTTCCAATTTGAAGTTTTGGTCTGTCCGGGTTAGGTGCGAGTTTGTGACTTGGCAGTTTGCTGGCTTCTTGCTGGTGGGACTTTGGACCAGACCGCGGTTTGGTTCTTTTGGGTTGGAGTTCATCATACTCAGACAAACCCTAATAACTGGTCCAATGGTCTAATGGTCTGATTGGGAATTCTCAACCCGATTGCCCAATCCAACCGTCTCCCAAAATGCTGCTTTGGAATTgtataaataaatttttaccaaaaaaagggaGGGTGTTTCCTATCTGGTGGCGAAGGCTTTTTGGGTAGGTGAGAGTGTCATTTATCAGTTCAATCGATATGGGGGCAAAGCGGTTGtttcatggagagagagagagagagagagagagagagagagagagtaccggATATTGTTATGCCTCTGACCATGGTTTGAGAACTTAGAATTGGGAATGTGATTGATCAAGGTTGATATCAATCGAGATTGGTTAGCAATATTAAAAGGGCATTTTTGGGGATCGTCATTGATTCGGCCTAGATGGtcttaaaaataattatttttatattgcaaaaatctttaaaaaaatatataaaaatcataataggacaaaaatatatgaaatttaatatttttggtGCATTAATGGACAAAATACAAACAAATAAATGTGTACAATATTTTGTAAATTAATCTTAATATATAGTTTATATCAAAATTCTTAATCTAATTTTACCTAACTAAATAATCATACCTATTTCTAATcgaatatttatttaaaaattaaataatattaaaaaaaatgaaaatgaaaaagaaaaagaaacatgtTGACATACATCATGCAACATAGATAATGGGAATTCAATAAAGTTGtgaaaaaagtaaataaaaattttaataatgTAATCTTCCATACATTCCCAGTTCCCACATATTCAAATTTCAAGAATGGAAAATGAAGAGTATATAATTATCATCAATTCCGACAAATGTAAGATATAAAAATTATCCTCGGCCTTGTCATCAACTGTTTTCTCACGCATCAACATCAGCTTGTATCCTGTAATATAATAACATATAGAGTAGGAAATAGTAATTacgaaacacttttttttttttttgctaacgatgggtatccatgCCTTCAACCTGATTAGTCCCGCGTATCCATACTGACCCCAAAATTGCATAGACCGGATCATGCTGGGATATAGTGTCTATTGACTTAATCAAATTGGACCTAAATGGTTGATGTTTATAATTAAACTTGACTTAGCTCTTTATGTAATCTGAATGGAACCTTACTTTGGTTCACTTGGCATGGTATGAGGACCAATTGAAAAATATGTCAGGTGATATTATTCAAAAGTGAAATAAGGCCATTTACAAGACGTGGTTGATTTCGTAGTTAACCACCAACTTTGTGTGGAGTGGTCCATTGGTTTGCACTTTGGTGGTCAATTGGTCCATTATCTACTGGTTATCGAGAACACCTTGAATATAATGGGTTTTGGTTCAACCGACCCGTTCATTAACCAGTGGAATTCAAAGAGGTGTTCTTCTAAGTGTATAGGTGGTTGACCAATATTTGAAAAATTAGATTCGTcagaaatcataattttttttttatttgatctataaataaaggaaaaacctGGGTTTCAAAATGATTATGATACATAAATATTAAGGGAAGCTCTGCTAAAATATATCTTGATCATTTCAAGTGCCAATGAGCTTGAACTTGCAAATCATATGAGCTAATTAGAATAAAAGGTgttgaaaagaaagagatacaACTTGAATATCAAATCGGTCATTGAGCATGAGCTTCTAAGCAAGGGATCAAATTTGTGGTACACCCTTGCATATTCGCCTATTGAGAGGTAACTTTTGTTTTGACCTTCGAACCATTGTGTATCACCTTCTATGATTGTATTTTGACATGGAAGGTTTTTTCATCACTCTATTCGTCAGAGAAAATAAGCAAATGAAGAGTAATGGCATGTGTCCTAAAGAGGTTAAGAATGAACCATTGCACCTgcgaaagagaaagagaacccTTTCATATATTTTCTCCAGAATGTCCAAAATCATGTTGGATTGCATGTCTGACATCCCCTTAGTCTTCTTCGTCTTCATTCGCATCATTTCTGTTAATCTTTTccgtcaatttttttttctccaatcgCCCAAAACAGAATGAGATGGCTCCTCACGATTTTCAtatggaaagggagaaagagggaaagaaaggggTTTTCACTTAAGATGAGGGTAGCTTAGGTATTAggcaaatagggggtattttggggattatgaaaaaaattaacttcACTTAACAGCGAAAACTAATGGTTGGGG from Macadamia integrifolia cultivar HAES 741 chromosome 14, SCU_Mint_v3, whole genome shotgun sequence encodes the following:
- the LOC122061296 gene encoding transcription repressor OFP17-like, with the translated sequence MKLKAFFAFKGKLSKPWPCRTRCLVLPSFRFRLKRPIWVRIFRTPKKAYIRKRISDAFRPVFRPSVIHLEEMDQLEELRSVTEPERGRLLFPSPTTPAYVRVNGARKKEVAGEDDVEDACRSFETYLMEMIVEEGKVRDLMDVEELLQCWKDLKCPVFTSMVCRFYGEVCKDLFSGE